In Deinococcus fonticola, a genomic segment contains:
- the pfkA gene encoding 6-phosphofructokinase has translation MIEINEIHPNPAGIQRVAVLTSGGDAPGMNAAIRAVVRAAASQGIEVVGVRRGFSGLHRGEMHLLGPRDVANTIQRGGTILLTARSRTWRTPEGRAEGARYLREWGVGGLIVIGGDGSFHGGYHLQEEHGIPVIGVPGTIDNDLYGTDHTIGYFTAVETALDAVDKLRDTGASHERIFVIEVMGRHAGHIALDVAVAGGAEEVFIPEDEKPIESVVEIVKQSVEKGKKGSIIIVAEGYDGGAQAVGDAIQAGTGLETRVSILGHIQRGGSPVSSDRILASRLGEAAVYALMDGQKGVMVGRTAGGITYTPLPETWQNSKDVSHDLYRCARVLSI, from the coding sequence ATGATTGAAATCAACGAAATTCACCCCAACCCCGCCGGAATCCAACGAGTGGCCGTGCTGACCAGTGGCGGTGACGCGCCCGGTATGAACGCCGCCATCCGCGCCGTCGTTCGCGCCGCCGCCAGCCAGGGTATCGAGGTGGTGGGCGTGCGGCGCGGCTTTTCGGGCCTGCACCGGGGCGAAATGCACCTGCTGGGGCCAAGGGACGTGGCCAACACCATTCAGCGCGGCGGCACCATTCTGCTGACCGCCCGCAGCCGCACCTGGCGTACCCCGGAGGGCCGCGCCGAAGGGGCCCGGTACCTGCGCGAGTGGGGCGTGGGTGGCCTGATTGTGATTGGTGGCGACGGCAGTTTTCACGGTGGCTACCACCTTCAGGAGGAACACGGCATTCCGGTCATCGGTGTGCCCGGCACCATCGACAACGACTTGTACGGCACCGACCACACCATCGGGTACTTCACTGCCGTGGAAACCGCGCTGGACGCCGTGGATAAACTGCGCGACACCGGGGCCAGCCACGAACGCATTTTCGTGATCGAGGTGATGGGCCGCCACGCCGGGCACATTGCCCTGGACGTCGCCGTGGCCGGCGGCGCGGAAGAGGTCTTCATTCCCGAGGACGAGAAGCCCATCGAGAGCGTCGTGGAGATCGTGAAGCAGTCGGTCGAGAAGGGCAAGAAAGGCAGCATCATCATCGTGGCCGAGGGCTACGACGGCGGAGCGCAGGCCGTCGGGGACGCCATTCAGGCCGGAACGGGGCTGGAGACGCGCGTGTCCATTCTGGGTCATATACAGCGCGGCGGCTCGCCCGTGTCCAGCGACCGCATTCTGGCCAGCCGCCTGGGCGAGGCAGCCGTATACGCCCTGATGGACGGCCAGAAAGGTGTCATGGTCGGCCGCACGGCGGGCGGCATCACCTACACGCCGTTGCCTGAAACCTGGCAGAACAGCAAGGATGTCAGCCACGACCTGTACCGCTGCGCCAGGGTGCTGAGCATCTGA
- the rsmI gene encoding 16S rRNA (cytidine(1402)-2'-O)-methyltransferase, which translates to MPPEVGAAQDARVWLVPTPVGNLGDITLRAVEVLRGADAVACEDTRRTGALLTHLGLRRPLVRLDAHTMHRAEQVLEQHPRLAYVSDAGTPGISDPGAELVRAAVKLDIPVEVLPGATAFVPALVLSGLPTARFTFEGFLPRSGRERKERLHALATRAETTVLYESPHRLADTLNDLAQACGAGRQASVTRELSKKFEETRRATLTELAASFATEVRGEIVVVVSGRSEEEAAADTPDFAALAQEWARDGQSVRDIRDQLIQHGLRKNDAYALALKATGE; encoded by the coding sequence ATGCCGCCAGAAGTGGGCGCGGCCCAGGACGCGCGGGTGTGGCTGGTGCCCACGCCTGTCGGGAACCTGGGGGACATCACCCTGCGGGCGGTGGAAGTGCTGCGCGGCGCGGACGCCGTAGCCTGCGAGGACACGCGCCGCACCGGGGCGCTGCTGACTCACCTGGGCCTGCGCCGCCCGCTGGTGCGCCTGGACGCGCACACCATGCACCGCGCCGAACAGGTGCTGGAACAGCATCCCCGCCTGGCCTACGTGTCGGATGCCGGAACGCCCGGCATCAGCGACCCCGGCGCGGAACTGGTACGGGCCGCCGTCAAGCTGGACATTCCGGTGGAGGTATTGCCGGGGGCCACGGCCTTCGTCCCGGCACTGGTGCTGTCGGGCCTGCCCACGGCCCGCTTCACCTTCGAGGGCTTCTTGCCGCGCAGTGGGCGCGAACGTAAGGAACGCCTCCACGCCCTGGCCACCCGCGCCGAGACGACCGTGCTGTACGAGAGTCCGCACCGCCTCGCGGATACGCTGAACGACCTGGCACAGGCATGCGGTGCCGGGCGGCAGGCCAGTGTGACGCGCGAACTTTCCAAGAAGTTCGAGGAGACCCGGCGCGCCACGCTCACGGAACTGGCGGCTTCCTTTGCCACAGAGGTGAGAGGGGAGATCGTGGTGGTCGTCTCGGGGCGCAGTGAGGAGGAAGCGGCGGCGGACACTCCGGACTTCGCGGCGCTGGCGCAGGAATGGGCGCGGGATGGACAGAGCGTCCGGGACATTCGTGACCAGCTGATACAACACGGTTTGCGTAAGAATGACGCTTACGCCCTGGCCCTGAAAGCCACGGGTGAGTGA
- a CDS encoding 23S rRNA (pseudouridine(1915)-N(3))-methyltransferase RlmH gives MRLHLITVGEPKLAYARAGWDEYEKRLRRYHKVQVTRVSGKTQAAESEAVARAAGKAPLILLDPRGQQFTSEQLAQYLDAQALGGHGELALAIGGPDGHTEPLRQQAHHLWSLSRLTLPHDLAMLVMTEALYRAATISAGEPYHRG, from the coding sequence ATGCGCCTGCACCTCATTACCGTCGGCGAACCCAAACTTGCGTACGCCCGCGCCGGCTGGGACGAGTACGAGAAACGCCTGCGCCGCTACCACAAGGTTCAGGTGACGCGCGTCAGCGGCAAAACCCAGGCCGCCGAAAGCGAGGCGGTGGCCCGCGCCGCCGGCAAAGCGCCCCTGATTCTCCTCGATCCACGCGGGCAGCAGTTCACCAGCGAGCAACTTGCCCAGTACCTCGACGCCCAGGCGCTGGGCGGGCACGGCGAACTGGCCCTGGCCATCGGCGGCCCGGACGGTCACACCGAGCCGCTTCGCCAGCAGGCCCATCACCTCTGGAGCCTGAGCCGCCTGACGCTGCCGCACGACCTGGCCATGCTGGTGATGACCGAAGCCCTTTACCGCGCCGCCACCATCAGCGCCGGTGAACCCTACCACCGGGGGTAG
- a CDS encoding enoyl-CoA hydratase-related protein: protein MSEQPNILVQDRAGVRTLSINRPDKLNAVNADTLLQLTAELQRADADPQVRVVVLTGEGRGFCAGQDLGDVSGQGLSFTEHLHQTFNPLIRTMRTLNKPVISAVNGVAAGAGASLALAGDIRLWAQSSVFVEVFSNIALIPDSGSTWFLPRLVGFNRAFELMALAEKVRAEDGLRLGLCEAVYPDDTFRQDVQAYAERLAARPANALALTKRALNAALTGSLNEALNLEADLQQRAGDHWEHLEGVTAFKEKRPANFVNGPSAGPQE, encoded by the coding sequence ATGAGTGAACAGCCCAATATCCTGGTGCAAGACCGTGCCGGTGTCCGTACCCTCAGCATCAACCGGCCCGACAAGCTCAATGCCGTCAACGCCGACACGCTGCTGCAACTGACCGCCGAACTTCAGCGGGCCGACGCCGACCCGCAGGTGCGCGTGGTGGTGCTGACCGGCGAGGGCCGGGGCTTTTGCGCCGGTCAGGATCTGGGCGACGTGTCCGGACAGGGGCTGTCCTTCACCGAGCACCTGCACCAGACCTTCAACCCCCTGATCCGTACCATGCGCACCCTGAACAAGCCGGTCATCAGCGCCGTGAATGGTGTGGCGGCGGGGGCTGGAGCCAGCCTGGCCCTGGCCGGTGACATTCGCCTGTGGGCGCAGTCCAGCGTGTTCGTCGAGGTGTTCAGCAACATCGCTCTGATTCCCGACAGCGGCAGCACGTGGTTTCTGCCGCGCCTGGTGGGGTTCAACAGGGCCTTCGAACTGATGGCCCTGGCCGAGAAGGTACGCGCCGAGGACGGGTTGCGCCTGGGCCTGTGCGAAGCGGTGTACCCGGACGACACCTTCCGGCAGGACGTGCAGGCCTACGCCGAGCGTCTGGCGGCCCGGCCGGCCAACGCCCTGGCCCTGACCAAACGGGCCCTGAACGCCGCCCTGACCGGCAGCCTGAACGAGGCCCTGAACCTGGAAGCCGACCTGCAACAGCGTGCCGGTGATCACTGGGAGCACCTGGAGGGCGTCACGGCCTTCAAGGAGAAACGCCCGGCGAACTTCGTGAACGGCCCGTCGGCAGGCCCTCAGGAATAA
- a CDS encoding RuvX/YqgF family protein, whose product MPELPVILALDVSKNRIGFAVNQGRLAFGRGSVDRKRLPLDLKAVRLKVAETGAAELLLGLPLSTDGKRNPALDRVRAFGQVLLEKGYVVRYQDERFTTRRARDLGVNDLDEAAAVEILSLFLLGQDENKEDS is encoded by the coding sequence ATGCCTGAACTGCCTGTCATTCTGGCGCTGGACGTCAGCAAGAACCGGATCGGCTTCGCCGTGAATCAGGGGCGGCTGGCCTTCGGGCGAGGCAGCGTCGACCGCAAGCGCCTGCCGCTGGATTTAAAGGCGGTGCGCCTCAAAGTGGCCGAAACCGGCGCGGCCGAGTTGCTGCTGGGTCTGCCACTCAGCACCGACGGCAAGCGCAACCCCGCGCTGGATCGCGTCCGGGCCTTCGGGCAGGTTCTGCTGGAGAAAGGCTACGTGGTGCGTTACCAGGACGAGCGGTTCACCACGCGCCGCGCCCGCGATCTCGGGGTCAACGATCTGGACGAAGCGGCCGCCGTGGAGATCCTCTCATTGTTCCTGCTGGGTCAAGATGAGAACAAAGAAGATTCATAA
- a CDS encoding Ig-like domain-containing protein, whose protein sequence is MKKNVALMALTGILTLASCTQTDPADKTNPVVNLTANPTSLAKEGGTTTLTASASDNVAVTKVEFYRDGAKIGEDTTSPFTYVDTLAANATTSTKSYSYTAKAFDAAANSATSSAVAVTVAATTGGPPPITEGEGYSLAITSPTPGQTVTGNSVQLTYTYSGLTDLQCGVDGSLKAPTNPGSASGACTVDLSGVANGPVKLVVTGKDSKGTVRTAFVTVTKAVTNPTPNITPAFNPEQQITDTAGTNGVDYTKPAFAQGAWRIIPQQIDDSGYTPVVYARGKVWVDAGPSSASRVELWVSNTSNGPARLYLYDGAPKSKAVMFDTNQLNGDQGKVLYLVTRTYSGSSVKTSSFAFIVDNSAAEPADPEIDKGTGTNDRFIRDLRGVKDANWARGTIINYISNNDLKDMAGPLPSGVDRVTFYYVPKSKYNLINALPNTLGRVAQIKSNATKSRAVEAAGPDGKWLTTYDSVAEKDVEGATYYIYAVITDQLGNEVDSTYFQKVSFDNFAPAVSANLRDTSPYPYASCAPTKYISDWFKFDVQGASDKGVGFVAVDETLAPNNVISLDGVSVTLTGPVVNGVVPTIVGPAANEYDSNLVSDGNYKLNARVSDLLGNTVDQQIGDFVIDNTDPAVNFVSPLPGQTMTSGDQVRVNAQVTETGAGVDPNRTVMMWNDYANNAPSVVRTRANGYIGAPVEFAKGSDALWRAMAPDNFNQNVDLVNLVVDCAGNATIGTRTVNVNPRVPVSAAKLPLLGQWDTYKYGSVPVYTLPTQTVLHNFFGDDGIVDFTGGVDGLFTADIAVNGTSTRAGSGSNIDTVVFHRQYLTESWNNIVAWQTGKFPDGTPSGYTYASKMLDPTIQRQGNALAATRGLQWVGKTDAAAGATPLFNMVPTQTSANFYRMTGNYKDLEHGVSGVTGLVTDTFGMYSYTIEEEYGYSVKNTTNATTLAGSYTAGISTVKLDFSVATYMPLTEEAAVSGYHLQGSTNGTSFVDLDPYTTWDKASIPAGTSDLRVTYSVPETPKYTYFRLKLSSGADVFYSQVFTLNVQ, encoded by the coding sequence ATGAAGAAAAACGTCGCACTGATGGCCCTGACCGGCATCCTCACCCTGGCGTCTTGCACGCAAACGGATCCGGCAGACAAGACGAACCCTGTGGTGAATCTGACGGCCAACCCCACCTCGCTGGCTAAGGAAGGTGGCACCACCACCCTGACCGCCAGCGCGTCCGACAACGTTGCCGTGACCAAGGTCGAGTTCTACCGTGACGGTGCCAAGATCGGCGAAGACACCACTTCACCGTTCACGTACGTTGACACCCTCGCTGCCAACGCCACGACCTCTACCAAGAGCTACAGCTACACGGCCAAAGCTTTTGACGCTGCGGCAAACAGCGCCACTTCCTCGGCCGTGGCCGTGACGGTGGCTGCCACGACGGGCGGTCCTCCTCCTATCACTGAGGGTGAAGGCTACAGCCTGGCAATTACCAGCCCGACTCCCGGTCAGACCGTCACTGGCAACAGCGTGCAGCTGACCTACACCTACAGCGGACTGACTGACTTGCAGTGCGGTGTTGACGGAAGCCTTAAAGCCCCCACCAACCCCGGTAGCGCCAGTGGTGCCTGCACGGTCGATCTGAGCGGCGTTGCCAACGGCCCCGTGAAACTGGTCGTAACCGGCAAGGACAGCAAGGGCACCGTTCGCACGGCCTTCGTGACGGTCACCAAAGCTGTCACCAACCCCACGCCTAACATTACCCCTGCCTTCAATCCCGAGCAGCAGATCACTGATACTGCTGGAACCAACGGCGTTGATTACACCAAACCAGCATTTGCGCAGGGTGCCTGGCGCATTATCCCGCAACAGATTGATGATAGTGGTTATACCCCTGTGGTGTATGCCCGCGGTAAGGTCTGGGTAGACGCTGGCCCCAGCAGCGCGAGTCGCGTTGAACTCTGGGTCTCCAATACCAGCAATGGCCCTGCCCGTCTCTACCTTTACGATGGTGCGCCCAAGAGCAAGGCCGTGATGTTCGATACCAATCAGCTCAATGGCGACCAAGGTAAGGTGCTCTACCTCGTCACCCGCACTTACTCTGGCTCCAGCGTTAAGACCAGCTCCTTTGCTTTCATTGTCGACAACTCTGCGGCCGAGCCTGCCGATCCTGAAATTGATAAGGGCACCGGTACAAATGACCGCTTTATCCGTGATCTGCGCGGCGTCAAGGACGCCAACTGGGCACGTGGCACCATTATCAACTACATCAGCAACAATGACCTGAAGGACATGGCTGGCCCTCTGCCTTCTGGTGTTGATCGCGTCACCTTCTACTACGTTCCGAAAAGTAAGTACAACCTAATCAACGCCTTGCCTAACACTCTGGGCCGTGTCGCTCAGATCAAGAGCAATGCCACGAAGTCTCGCGCCGTTGAAGCTGCTGGCCCTGATGGCAAGTGGCTGACCACTTACGACAGCGTCGCAGAGAAGGATGTTGAAGGTGCAACCTATTACATCTATGCAGTAATCACCGATCAGCTTGGCAATGAAGTCGACAGCACCTACTTCCAGAAGGTTTCCTTCGACAACTTCGCTCCTGCTGTCAGCGCCAATCTGCGGGACACCAGTCCTTACCCCTACGCTTCTTGCGCTCCCACGAAATACATCAGTGACTGGTTCAAGTTTGATGTCCAGGGTGCGTCTGACAAGGGGGTTGGCTTCGTAGCTGTGGATGAAACCCTTGCTCCAAACAATGTGATTAGCCTGGATGGTGTGTCTGTTACGTTGACTGGCCCTGTGGTGAACGGTGTGGTTCCCACGATCGTTGGTCCTGCTGCCAATGAATACGACTCCAACCTGGTGTCGGATGGCAACTACAAGCTCAATGCCCGTGTTTCCGACTTGCTTGGCAACACCGTTGATCAGCAGATTGGCGATTTCGTGATCGACAACACCGACCCTGCTGTCAACTTTGTCAGCCCGCTGCCTGGCCAGACGATGACCAGTGGCGATCAAGTGCGCGTGAATGCTCAGGTCACTGAAACCGGTGCTGGCGTTGACCCGAACCGCACCGTGATGATGTGGAACGATTACGCCAACAATGCTCCCTCTGTTGTACGTACACGTGCCAACGGTTATATTGGCGCTCCCGTAGAATTTGCCAAGGGCAGTGATGCCCTGTGGCGCGCGATGGCTCCCGACAACTTCAACCAGAATGTTGACCTGGTGAATCTCGTTGTGGACTGTGCGGGCAACGCCACCATAGGCACGCGTACTGTTAATGTTAATCCTCGAGTTCCAGTGAGTGCTGCAAAACTGCCTTTGCTGGGCCAGTGGGATACTTACAAATATGGCAGCGTGCCGGTCTACACCCTGCCTACTCAGACCGTTCTGCACAACTTCTTTGGTGATGATGGCATTGTCGATTTCACGGGTGGAGTTGATGGCCTCTTCACTGCTGATATTGCCGTTAACGGTACTAGCACTCGAGCTGGTAGTGGATCGAACATCGATACCGTGGTCTTCCACCGTCAGTACTTGACGGAAAGCTGGAACAATATTGTGGCCTGGCAGACCGGCAAGTTCCCTGATGGAACTCCTTCTGGTTACACCTACGCCAGCAAGATGCTTGACCCGACCATTCAACGTCAAGGGAATGCCCTGGCGGCCACCCGCGGCTTGCAATGGGTTGGTAAGACAGACGCTGCCGCCGGTGCTACGCCGCTGTTCAATATGGTGCCCACCCAGACCTCGGCTAACTTCTACCGCATGACTGGTAACTACAAAGACCTGGAACACGGCGTAAGTGGCGTGACTGGCCTTGTTACCGATACCTTCGGGATGTACAGTTACACTATCGAAGAAGAATATGGGTACTCTGTCAAGAATACGACCAATGCCACTACCCTGGCTGGTTCATACACGGCAGGCATTAGCACTGTTAAACTCGATTTCTCAGTCGCTACGTATATGCCGCTGACAGAGGAAGCTGCAGTAAGTGGTTATCATCTCCAGGGCTCTACGAACGGTACCTCCTTCGTGGATCTCGATCCTTACACCACCTGGGATAAAGCGAGTATTCCGGCGGGCACTTCCGACCTGCGCGTTACCTACTCCGTTCCTGAAACTCCTAAATACACGTACTTCCGTTTGAAGCTGTCGAGTGGCGCAGACGTGTTCTATAGCCAAGTTTTCACGCTGAACGTTCAATAA
- a CDS encoding long-chain fatty acid--CoA ligase: MQSNMMPVPLTIPFILERARTTYAAREVVSLLPVGRNEQGQPIPGRHSTTYGAVAERALRLGAALQALGLAQGERVATLAVNSFRHLEAYLGVPSAGFVLHTVNIRLHPEQVAWILNHAEDRVLLIENVFAAMIPALRAACPKLEHIYVLGPTPQPIAGVEGYDEWIAGHDPLRQYPPLDENAAAAMCYTSGTTGNPKGVLYSHRSTVLHSLASAPKDALNVGEADAVLPIVPMFHVNAWGLPYTCAMFGAKQVFAGPFTDGPTLAKLMQDEGVTITAGVPTIWMGLLAELDRARNDGQAYDLSPMERMIVGGSAAPEALIRSFHERHDLKLVQAWGMTETHPLGTASTVPPGVDARSDEGYALRAKQGRAVPLVEIELLNEQNEPVPHDGHTMGRLMVRGPWVVDSYFRDEGQQNFVTLDGQLWFDTGDIATINEKGFMQIEDRAKDLIKSGGEWISSVDLENAIMGHPAVAQCAVIAMDDEKWDERPLAVVVPRAGQTVTHAEIVEFIAPKFARWWLPDATVLTDNIPIGATGKFLKRELRQEYRHYKTKDFPHRADTF, translated from the coding sequence ATGCAGTCCAACATGATGCCGGTTCCCCTGACCATTCCTTTCATTCTGGAGCGTGCCCGTACCACTTATGCGGCGCGTGAAGTGGTGAGCCTGCTGCCGGTGGGCCGCAACGAGCAGGGGCAACCCATTCCGGGGCGCCACAGCACGACTTACGGCGCGGTGGCCGAGCGTGCCCTGCGGCTGGGCGCAGCCTTGCAGGCGCTGGGGCTGGCGCAGGGTGAGCGGGTGGCGACCCTGGCGGTAAACAGTTTCCGTCACCTGGAAGCTTACCTGGGCGTGCCGAGCGCGGGGTTCGTGCTGCACACCGTGAATATTCGCCTGCACCCGGAGCAGGTGGCGTGGATTCTCAACCATGCTGAAGACCGCGTGCTGCTGATCGAGAACGTGTTCGCGGCGATGATCCCGGCTCTGCGGGCGGCCTGCCCGAAACTGGAGCACATTTACGTGCTGGGGCCAACGCCACAACCCATTGCGGGCGTGGAGGGGTATGACGAGTGGATTGCCGGGCATGACCCCCTGCGGCAGTACCCGCCGCTGGACGAGAATGCAGCGGCGGCCATGTGTTACACCAGCGGCACCACCGGGAACCCCAAGGGCGTGCTGTACAGTCACCGCAGCACGGTGCTGCACTCGCTAGCCAGCGCCCCGAAGGACGCCCTGAATGTGGGCGAGGCGGACGCGGTACTGCCCATTGTGCCCATGTTCCACGTGAACGCCTGGGGGTTGCCGTACACCTGCGCGATGTTCGGCGCGAAGCAGGTGTTCGCGGGGCCGTTCACGGACGGGCCGACCCTGGCGAAACTCATGCAGGACGAGGGGGTGACCATCACGGCGGGCGTGCCGACCATCTGGATGGGCCTGCTGGCCGAACTTGACCGCGCCCGCAACGACGGGCAAGCGTACGACCTGTCACCGATGGAGCGCATGATTGTCGGCGGGAGCGCCGCGCCGGAAGCCCTGATTCGCAGTTTCCACGAGCGGCACGACCTGAAACTGGTGCAAGCCTGGGGCATGACCGAAACGCACCCGCTGGGCACCGCGAGTACCGTGCCGCCGGGCGTGGACGCCCGCAGTGACGAGGGCTACGCCCTGCGAGCCAAGCAGGGCCGCGCCGTGCCCCTTGTTGAAATTGAACTGCTGAACGAGCAGAACGAACCTGTCCCGCACGACGGGCACACCATGGGCCGCCTGATGGTGCGCGGGCCGTGGGTGGTGGACAGTTACTTCAGGGACGAAGGCCAGCAGAACTTCGTGACGCTCGACGGGCAGTTGTGGTTCGATACCGGCGATATCGCCACCATCAACGAGAAAGGCTTTATGCAGATCGAAGACCGGGCCAAAGACCTGATCAAGTCGGGTGGCGAGTGGATCAGCAGCGTTGACCTGGAAAACGCCATCATGGGTCATCCCGCCGTGGCGCAGTGCGCCGTAATCGCCATGGACGATGAGAAGTGGGACGAGCGCCCGCTGGCGGTGGTGGTGCCCAGGGCCGGGCAGACCGTGACGCACGCGGAAATCGTGGAGTTCATCGCGCCGAAATTTGCCCGGTGGTGGCTGCCGGACGCCACGGTGCTGACCGACAACATCCCCATCGGGGCCACCGGAAAGTTCCTGAAACGCGAACTGCGTCAGGAGTACCGCCACTACAAGACAAAGGACTTCCCTCACCGCGCCGACACCTTCTGA
- a CDS encoding alpha/beta hydrolase has product MAVSVSGQQVTFSPPAGAVGLVGDMTDWRKREPILVVAGQPIVLTLPRGAWVEYAWVGADGEAFADPDNPRKSLNPWWPYPRAAVVGEYARHAVWQQPDATQKGETRRLTWDGTVFPGKRRAIVQLPFGHDPSRPTPVYYVQDGVAFYRTGKLGEVMDRCVQAGLASGAVLVFVEPGDRNEEYYLNDRYLDFLQQEVFPQVEGQLVMVSERGLWGASLGGLISLYLGSRHPELFTRVVSHSGAFIARPGATYPNGVIDSTTAGEWLREQLEKSPPRHLKTSLDTGTLEWLTGPNRRMAAQFADQFLTHQYREYPSGHNWVTWREALPEAFLYMQGTHQATARPATGTDGDDLRKAVEETVRALRAEGGLSDGQINALLEQELKRPL; this is encoded by the coding sequence ATGGCGGTTTCTGTTTCTGGGCAGCAGGTGACTTTTTCTCCCCCGGCGGGCGCGGTGGGCCTGGTCGGGGACATGACCGACTGGCGCAAGCGTGAGCCGATTCTCGTGGTGGCTGGCCAGCCTATCGTACTCACGTTGCCGCGTGGGGCGTGGGTGGAATACGCCTGGGTGGGCGCGGACGGCGAGGCGTTCGCCGACCCCGACAATCCCCGGAAGTCGCTGAACCCCTGGTGGCCCTACCCGCGTGCGGCGGTGGTGGGCGAGTACGCCCGGCACGCGGTGTGGCAACAGCCGGACGCCACGCAGAAGGGGGAAACGCGGCGCCTGACCTGGGACGGCACGGTGTTTCCGGGCAAGCGGCGGGCCATCGTGCAGTTGCCTTTCGGTCACGACCCCAGTCGGCCCACACCTGTCTATTACGTGCAGGACGGCGTGGCGTTCTACCGCACCGGCAAACTGGGCGAGGTGATGGATCGGTGTGTGCAGGCGGGGCTGGCGTCGGGCGCGGTGCTGGTGTTCGTGGAACCCGGCGACCGCAACGAGGAGTATTACCTGAACGACCGCTATCTGGACTTCCTGCAACAGGAGGTTTTCCCGCAGGTCGAGGGCCAACTGGTCATGGTATCTGAGCGTGGGCTGTGGGGCGCGAGCCTGGGCGGCCTGATTTCCCTGTACCTGGGCAGCCGGCACCCGGAGTTGTTCACGCGCGTGGTCAGCCACAGCGGGGCCTTCATTGCGCGGCCCGGCGCGACGTACCCGAACGGCGTGATCGACAGCACCACGGCGGGCGAGTGGCTGCGGGAGCAGCTGGAAAAAAGCCCACCCAGGCACCTGAAAACCAGTCTGGACACCGGCACCCTGGAGTGGCTGACCGGCCCGAACCGCCGCATGGCCGCGCAGTTTGCCGACCAGTTCCTGACGCACCAGTACCGCGAGTACCCCAGCGGTCACAACTGGGTCACCTGGCGCGAGGCCCTGCCCGAAGCGTTCCTGTACATGCAGGGCACCCATCAGGCGACGGCCCGACCAGCAACGGGCACGGACGGGGATGACCTGCGAAAAGCAGTCGAGGAGACTGTCAGGGCCCTCCGCGCCGAAGGCGGCCTGAGTGACGGACAGATCAACGCCCTCCTTGAACAGGAGTTGAAAAGACCCCTCTAG
- a CDS encoding peptidase C39 family protein: MSRSFAMLPLLLACAGSAGGWSLTYPNSTTTIHERAAELQSAELRGVQVIQNHWSLTAASKTGTATSQPISVAAFDELVPSWNSVTGKAGSVTVEVRVQTPTGWSRWYSFGTWSAAAGRSSAGSQKDSAGQVNTDTLRLNAKATAFQYRVTLRGEGTQVRLVGFNTSDRLKRTVALGQSSDKKAWGKTNVVPQRSQMIYPDGGEVWCSPTSVSMILADYGVNISVPEAARGMYDKAYDGTGNWPFNTAYAGELGMRAFVTRLPSLAAAEKFTGAGMPLAVSLGWKKGELPGAPLDWSDGHLMVLVGFDARGNPILNDPAAPNNDTVRRTYPRAAFEKLWLTHSGGLAYVIAPPSAELP; encoded by the coding sequence ATGAGCCGTTCCTTTGCCATGCTTCCGCTTCTGCTGGCCTGCGCGGGCAGTGCCGGCGGTTGGTCGTTGACCTACCCGAACAGCACCACCACCATTCACGAGCGGGCCGCCGAGTTGCAGAGTGCGGAACTGCGTGGCGTGCAGGTCATTCAGAACCACTGGAGCCTCACCGCAGCCAGCAAAACAGGCACGGCGACCAGCCAGCCCATCAGCGTGGCGGCGTTCGATGAACTGGTGCCGTCGTGGAACAGCGTGACCGGGAAGGCGGGAAGCGTCACCGTGGAGGTGCGGGTGCAGACGCCCACCGGGTGGAGCCGCTGGTACTCGTTTGGCACCTGGAGCGCCGCAGCGGGCCGCAGCAGCGCCGGCAGCCAGAAGGACAGCGCGGGGCAGGTGAATACCGACACCCTGCGCCTGAACGCCAAGGCCACGGCCTTCCAGTACCGCGTGACGCTGCGCGGCGAGGGAACGCAGGTGCGGCTGGTGGGGTTCAACACCAGTGACCGCCTGAAGCGCACCGTCGCCCTGGGCCAGAGCAGCGATAAGAAAGCGTGGGGAAAAACCAACGTGGTGCCCCAGCGCTCGCAGATGATCTACCCGGACGGCGGCGAGGTGTGGTGCAGCCCCACCAGCGTCAGCATGATTCTGGCGGATTACGGCGTGAACATTTCCGTACCGGAAGCCGCCAGAGGCATGTATGACAAGGCTTACGACGGCACCGGAAACTGGCCTTTCAATACCGCTTACGCCGGGGAACTGGGCATGCGGGCCTTTGTGACGCGCCTGCCCAGCCTGGCCGCCGCCGAGAAATTCACAGGGGCGGGCATGCCGCTGGCCGTCAGCCTGGGCTGGAAGAAAGGCGAGCTGCCCGGCGCGCCCCTGGACTGGAGTGACGGTCACCTGATGGTGCTCGTCGGCTTCGATGCCAGGGGAAACCCCATCCTGAACGACCCCGCCGCCCCAAACAACGACACCGTGCGACGCACCTACCCGCGCGCCGCCTTCGAGAAACTGTGGCTGACCCACAGCGGCGGCCTGGCGTACGTCATCGCCCCGCCGAGCGCAGAATTGCCGTAA